Proteins encoded within one genomic window of Amorphoplanes friuliensis DSM 7358:
- a CDS encoding SDR family NAD(P)-dependent oxidoreductase — protein sequence MRLDLSGRTALVTGSTQGIGLAIATGLAEAGARVAINGRDPEKVRAVLPERGDFVAAPADLTTDEGVAALLEQLPSVDILVNNLGIFGAQPALEITDAEWRRYFEVNVLTGVRLTRAYLPGMKERGWGRIQYIASDSAVVVPAEMIHYGMTKTALLAVSRGFAKEAAGSGVTVNSVIAGPTHTGGVEDFVYELVDKDLPWEEAQREFMRLHRPQSLLQRLIEPEEIANMVVYLSSPQASATTGGAVRVDGGYVDAILP from the coding sequence ATGCGTCTCGATCTCAGCGGCAGGACCGCACTTGTCACCGGCTCGACCCAGGGCATCGGTCTGGCCATCGCCACCGGACTCGCCGAGGCGGGGGCGCGGGTGGCGATCAACGGCCGTGACCCGGAGAAGGTGAGGGCCGTGCTGCCGGAGCGGGGTGACTTCGTGGCGGCACCGGCCGACCTGACCACCGACGAGGGTGTCGCCGCCCTCCTGGAGCAGCTGCCGTCGGTCGACATCCTGGTCAACAACCTGGGCATCTTCGGCGCGCAGCCCGCGCTCGAGATCACCGACGCCGAGTGGCGGCGGTACTTCGAGGTCAACGTCCTCACCGGCGTACGCCTGACCAGGGCCTATCTGCCCGGCATGAAGGAGCGGGGCTGGGGCCGGATCCAGTACATCGCCAGCGACTCGGCGGTGGTCGTCCCGGCGGAGATGATCCACTACGGCATGACCAAGACCGCGCTGCTGGCCGTCTCCCGCGGTTTTGCCAAGGAGGCGGCCGGCAGTGGTGTCACGGTGAACAGCGTCATCGCCGGCCCCACGCACACCGGTGGTGTCGAGGACTTCGTCTACGAGCTGGTCGACAAGGACCTGCCGTGGGAGGAGGCGCAGCGCGAGTTCATGCGCCTGCACCGGCCGCAGTCCCTGCTGCAGCGGCTCATCGAGCCCGAGGAGATCGCCAACATGGTGGTCTACCTCAGCTCACCCCAGGCGTCGGCGACCACCGGCGGCGCGGTCCGGGTCGACGGTGGTTACGTCGACGCGATCCTTCCGTAA
- a CDS encoding CGNR zinc finger domain-containing protein yields MTDEDLLLWMLNSTPVIDGRRTDRLGDPAARGGTGTGAELTAVRTARDRLQGVVRGDRPAADLAPLLEGVHRSPVIGDTGLEWQLDAPADRLLAVRAVLAWAELHEQHPGRLRACANDECRLFLLDRSRAGTARWCSMATCGNRMKARRHQGRYGRIAST; encoded by the coding sequence ATGACGGACGAGGACCTGCTGCTGTGGATGCTCAACAGCACCCCGGTCATTGACGGCCGGCGGACCGACCGGCTCGGGGATCCGGCGGCCCGGGGCGGGACGGGCACCGGCGCCGAGCTCACGGCGGTCCGCACGGCTCGGGACCGGCTTCAGGGGGTCGTCCGCGGCGACCGGCCGGCGGCCGACCTCGCCCCCCTGCTGGAGGGGGTCCACCGGTCCCCCGTGATCGGCGACACCGGGCTCGAGTGGCAGCTCGACGCGCCCGCCGACCGGCTGCTGGCCGTCCGTGCGGTCCTCGCCTGGGCCGAGCTGCACGAGCAGCACCCCGGCCGCCTGCGAGCGTGCGCCAACGACGAGTGCCGTCTCTTCCTGCTCGACCGCAGCCGGGCCGGCACCGCCCGCTGGTGCTCGATGGCGACCTGCGGAAACCGGATGAAGGCCCGCCGTCACCAGGGGCGTTACGGAAGGATCGCGTCGACGTAA
- a CDS encoding alpha/beta fold hydrolase, whose protein sequence is MEVTVPVHHRYATVDGHQLFYREAGDPSAPAVVLLHGFPTSSFMFRDLIPALADRYHVIAPDHLGFGFSDAPDAADFDYSFDALAELTAKLLTGLGVTRYAIYVQDYGAPIGWRLALRPGTPVTAIITQNGNAYEAGLVDDFWKPVRAYWAHPGADTEAGVRAALDLEAIRWQYLHGVPDPTVVSPDTWTHDHALVSRPGNDVVQLRLFADYATNLALYPRLHAHLREHRPPVLAVWGRNDEIFGPAGAEAFRDDEPEAEIHLLDGGHFLLESHGAEVAALIRDFLRPKD, encoded by the coding sequence ATGGAGGTTACTGTGCCGGTCCACCACCGTTACGCCACCGTCGACGGTCATCAGCTCTTCTACCGGGAGGCCGGTGACCCCTCCGCACCCGCCGTCGTGCTGCTGCACGGCTTCCCGACCAGCTCGTTCATGTTCCGGGACCTGATCCCCGCGCTGGCCGACCGCTACCACGTGATCGCGCCCGATCACCTCGGTTTCGGCTTCTCCGACGCACCGGACGCGGCGGACTTCGACTACAGCTTCGACGCGCTGGCCGAGCTCACCGCGAAGCTGCTCACCGGTCTCGGCGTGACGCGGTACGCGATCTACGTGCAGGACTACGGCGCGCCGATCGGGTGGCGCCTCGCCCTGCGCCCCGGGACACCGGTCACGGCGATCATCACGCAGAACGGCAACGCGTACGAAGCCGGCCTGGTCGACGACTTCTGGAAGCCGGTCCGGGCGTACTGGGCGCACCCCGGCGCGGACACCGAGGCCGGCGTACGCGCGGCCCTGGACCTGGAGGCGATCCGCTGGCAGTACCTGCACGGGGTGCCGGACCCGACCGTGGTCAGCCCCGACACCTGGACCCACGACCACGCGCTGGTCTCGCGGCCCGGCAACGACGTCGTGCAGCTGCGGCTCTTCGCGGACTACGCCACCAACCTCGCGCTCTATCCGCGGCTGCACGCCCACCTGCGGGAGCACCGGCCCCCGGTCCTGGCGGTCTGGGGACGCAACGACGAGATCTTCGGGCCGGCGGGTGCCGAGGCGTTCCGCGACGACGAGCCGGAGGCCGAGATCCATCTGCTGGACGGCGGTCACTTCCTGCTGGAGAGCCACGGCGCCGAGGTGGCCGCCCTGATTCGTGACTTCCTCCGACCGAAGGACTGA
- a CDS encoding AAA family ATPase, whose protein sequence is MSDALIDSLTAAVEARPDDLPLRLHLAELLVAAGRQGEAVGHAAQVLAREPANEVARGLMATALGSAPVPAPKAGVDWAALENEFEGVVPPRFTAAAPDEDGDNRAFDVERATITLADVGGMDEVKKRLELAFLGPLRNPELRTLFGKSLRGGLLLYGPPGCGKTFLARAVAGEMGAAFISLSIVDVLNMWVGSSERNLHDLFTAARSHAPCVLFLDEIDALGHKRSQLNSSAMRTLVNQLLTELDGVDGNNDGVFVLAATNAPWDIDAALRRPGRLDRTVLVLPPDAAARASILEYHLRDRPVAGVDLRALAAMTGHFSGADLAHVCETAAEFAMRDAITTGEVRMISQQDLAAAVREVRPSTDAWFATARNVALFGNESGEYDDLAAYLKKRKLL, encoded by the coding sequence ATGAGCGACGCCCTGATCGACAGCCTGACCGCGGCGGTCGAGGCCCGTCCCGACGACCTGCCGCTGCGGCTGCACCTGGCCGAGCTGCTGGTCGCCGCCGGGCGGCAGGGCGAGGCGGTCGGGCACGCCGCCCAGGTCCTGGCCCGCGAGCCCGCGAACGAGGTGGCCCGCGGCCTCATGGCGACGGCGCTGGGCTCCGCGCCCGTCCCGGCGCCGAAGGCCGGCGTCGACTGGGCCGCGCTGGAGAACGAGTTCGAGGGTGTGGTCCCGCCCCGCTTCACCGCCGCCGCGCCGGACGAGGACGGGGACAACCGGGCGTTCGACGTCGAGCGGGCCACGATCACCCTCGCCGACGTCGGGGGCATGGACGAGGTCAAGAAGCGCCTCGAGCTGGCCTTTCTGGGGCCGCTGCGGAACCCGGAGCTGCGGACGCTCTTCGGGAAGAGTCTGCGCGGCGGGCTGCTGCTCTACGGGCCGCCCGGCTGCGGCAAGACCTTCCTCGCCCGGGCCGTCGCCGGGGAGATGGGTGCGGCCTTCATCTCCCTGTCGATCGTCGACGTGCTCAACATGTGGGTCGGCAGCTCCGAGCGCAACCTGCACGACCTGTTCACCGCCGCCCGGTCGCATGCGCCCTGCGTACTCTTCCTCGACGAGATCGACGCGCTGGGCCACAAGCGCAGCCAGCTGAACTCCTCGGCGATGCGCACCCTGGTCAACCAGCTGCTGACCGAGCTCGACGGTGTCGACGGCAACAACGACGGTGTTTTTGTGCTCGCCGCGACCAACGCGCCGTGGGACATCGACGCCGCGCTGCGCCGCCCCGGCCGCCTCGACCGGACCGTGCTGGTGCTGCCGCCCGACGCCGCCGCCCGGGCGTCGATCCTCGAATATCACCTGCGCGACCGGCCCGTCGCCGGCGTCGACCTGCGGGCCCTGGCCGCGATGACCGGGCACTTCTCCGGCGCGGACCTGGCGCACGTCTGTGAGACCGCGGCCGAGTTCGCGATGCGCGACGCGATCACCACCGGCGAGGTGCGGATGATCTCGCAGCAGGATCTGGCCGCGGCGGTCCGCGAGGTACGCCCATCCACCGACGCGTGGTTCGCCACCGCCCGCAACGTCGCGCTCTTCGGCAACGAGAGCGGCGAGTACGACGATCTGGCCGCGTACCTCAAGAAGCGCAAGCTGCTGTGA
- a CDS encoding sulfite exporter TauE/SafE family protein, whose amino-acid sequence MSGGDAYRRARHLAEAGRCGEAESTLRAALATAPADADLLTLLGHVLRRQRDYAGALAASDAAVTARPDLADAHAERAESLLALVRDRDALAAAEEAVRLAPHDPWVHLVRARTLTSARRFPEARAAARHGLALAPRSVEGLLTVADVARCAGDRDEAEEAARAALALDPGNTYGRWLLAMVDAERLRVGRSMRALRDVARENPARPDVISMTWPIRSLLSALRRWFAVAIVLVGAGVLLSSWWPPAALLTRILAALFAVVIAGFALRVLIPAGRLPWRCLRLVPALLRRASLGGMVTVGVQVALLLAYAVTGWWIFAVLALVTVPVLWGLGFAELLGARLDDPGYLHALTEVGREFRDWGADLAQWWRDTKRELRETWNDDHPDTGQAPR is encoded by the coding sequence GTGAGCGGCGGTGACGCGTACCGGCGGGCCCGGCATCTCGCCGAGGCCGGCCGTTGCGGTGAGGCCGAGTCGACGCTGCGGGCGGCCCTGGCCACCGCTCCCGCCGACGCGGACCTGCTGACCCTGCTCGGACACGTGCTGCGCCGGCAGCGTGACTATGCGGGCGCGCTGGCAGCGAGCGACGCGGCGGTGACCGCACGGCCGGACCTCGCGGACGCGCACGCCGAACGGGCCGAGTCCCTGCTGGCCCTGGTCCGGGACAGGGACGCCCTCGCCGCGGCGGAGGAGGCCGTCCGCCTCGCCCCGCACGATCCGTGGGTCCACCTGGTCCGGGCGCGCACGCTGACCTCCGCCCGCCGCTTCCCCGAGGCCCGCGCCGCGGCCCGGCACGGTCTCGCCCTCGCACCACGATCGGTCGAAGGGCTGCTCACGGTGGCCGACGTGGCCCGCTGCGCCGGTGACCGCGACGAGGCGGAGGAGGCCGCCCGGGCCGCGCTGGCCCTCGACCCCGGCAACACCTACGGGCGCTGGCTGCTCGCCATGGTCGACGCGGAACGACTGCGGGTCGGCCGTTCGATGCGGGCCCTGCGCGACGTCGCCCGGGAGAACCCCGCCCGCCCCGACGTCATCTCGATGACCTGGCCGATCCGCAGCCTGCTCAGCGCCCTGCGCCGCTGGTTCGCGGTGGCGATCGTGCTGGTCGGCGCCGGCGTTCTGCTCAGCAGCTGGTGGCCACCGGCAGCACTGCTCACCCGGATCCTGGCGGCCCTCTTCGCGGTGGTGATCGCCGGTTTTGCCCTGCGGGTGCTGATCCCGGCGGGCCGCCTGCCGTGGCGCTGCCTGCGGCTCGTCCCGGCGCTGCTGCGCCGCGCCTCCCTCGGCGGGATGGTCACCGTGGGCGTGCAGGTCGCGCTCCTCCTCGCGTACGCGGTGACGGGCTGGTGGATCTTCGCGGTCCTCGCCCTGGTCACGGTCCCGGTGCTCTGGGGTCTCGGCTTCGCGGAGTTGCTGGGTGCGCGGCTCGACGACCCGGGTTACCTCCACGCCCTCACCGAGGTCGGTCGCGAGTTCCGGGACTGGGGAGCCGACCTGGCCCAGTGGTGGCGTGACACCAAGCGGGAGCTCCGCGAGACCTGGAACGACGACCACCCCGACACCGGCCAGGCGCCGCGGTGA
- a CDS encoding YibE/F family protein, translating to MSHDHTAVPAASRHTRRIVLAVLVPAALATLIALIVLWPGNVKSEPDAGGGRRAVGTVSAVLEQACPAGAQQQRCGSATVRVTEGPGTGTDQKVDLPQGPGTTALHVGDGVVLIYFPDAVPGGNAYSVVDRERSTPLVWLVVVAVAVILAFGRWRGVTSLAGLAVSFGILLLFVVPAILDGSPPLLIAVVGASAIMFAALYLTHGINVHTSVAVAGTLASLVLTGVLGALFTSFLHLSGVGSDDSSYLSVTREGLDLRGLLLAGIVIGALGVLDDVTVTQAVTVAEMTPGATSRLALYRSAIRVGRAHVASAVNTIVLAYAGASLPLLLLIAASSEPITELLTSEFLAQEILRSAVGTIGLVASVPITTALAALVADLRPETAPARHSHRAH from the coding sequence GTGAGCCACGACCACACCGCTGTCCCGGCCGCGTCCCGGCACACCCGGCGGATCGTCCTGGCCGTCCTGGTGCCGGCCGCCCTGGCCACACTGATCGCGCTGATCGTGCTCTGGCCCGGCAACGTGAAGTCCGAACCGGACGCCGGAGGTGGCCGCCGCGCGGTCGGCACGGTCAGCGCCGTGCTCGAACAGGCCTGCCCGGCGGGCGCTCAGCAACAACGCTGCGGCTCGGCGACGGTCCGGGTCACCGAAGGACCGGGCACGGGTACGGATCAGAAGGTCGACCTCCCGCAGGGTCCCGGCACCACGGCACTGCACGTCGGCGACGGCGTGGTGCTGATCTACTTCCCGGACGCGGTGCCGGGTGGGAACGCGTACTCGGTGGTCGACCGCGAGCGTTCCACACCGCTGGTGTGGCTGGTGGTCGTCGCGGTCGCGGTGATCCTGGCGTTCGGGCGCTGGCGCGGGGTGACGTCACTCGCGGGCCTGGCGGTGAGCTTCGGGATCCTGCTGCTCTTTGTGGTCCCGGCGATCCTGGACGGTTCACCACCGCTGCTGATCGCGGTGGTCGGCGCTTCGGCCATCATGTTCGCCGCGCTGTACCTCACCCACGGCATCAACGTGCACACCTCGGTCGCGGTCGCCGGCACCCTGGCCAGCCTCGTCCTGACCGGGGTGCTCGGCGCGCTGTTCACCTCGTTCCTGCATCTGAGCGGGGTGGGGAGCGACGACAGCTCGTACCTGTCGGTGACCCGCGAAGGACTCGACCTGCGCGGCCTGCTGCTGGCCGGGATCGTGATCGGCGCGCTCGGTGTGCTCGACGACGTCACCGTGACCCAGGCCGTGACGGTGGCGGAGATGACCCCGGGCGCCACCAGTCGGCTCGCGCTCTACCGCTCGGCGATCCGGGTCGGGCGGGCCCACGTGGCATCGGCCGTGAACACGATAGTGCTCGCGTACGCGGGGGCGTCCCTGCCTTTGCTGTTGCTCATCGCGGCGAGCAGCGAGCCGATCACCGAGCTGCTGACCAGCGAGTTCCTGGCCCAGGAGATCCTGCGCAGCGCCGTCGGGACGATCGGCCTGGTCGCGTCGGTGCCGATCACGACGGCTCTGGCCGCCCTGGTCGCTGATCTGCGCCCGGAAACGGCCCCGGCCCGCCATTCCCACCGGGCCCACTGA
- a CDS encoding transglutaminase-like domain-containing protein gives MSYSTQSAFSDPRDLAPLYAGLPEDPARLARIARDLMIHRVEGDTFGYVIPRERLHHDAETRHLADVLRIIVDRNDAPLTQWREPRDRFVGVCRDFALLLCSFLRHFGIPARVRSGFADYLGPDGFHGDHVVTEFRDDRHGWRLADPMLTDPAHVDTARVDFDPMDVPRDRFLVAGRAWRAIRAGMANPDAFGVHPPEEGPLVGEWFVAHDMRIDLAALNKVETLLWDTWGAGRGGDRTMTDEIRALYDRVADDECGHLFAEHEELRPPATVISLAPFLGPREVALSGPGGNGGPGPFPGADQRPGRPEPS, from the coding sequence ATGTCCTACTCCACACAGAGCGCCTTCTCGGATCCGCGCGACCTGGCTCCGCTCTACGCCGGGCTCCCGGAGGATCCCGCGCGGCTGGCGCGCATCGCCCGCGATCTGATGATTCACCGGGTCGAGGGTGACACCTTCGGCTACGTCATCCCGCGTGAACGGCTGCATCACGACGCGGAGACGCGTCACCTCGCGGACGTCCTCCGGATCATCGTCGACCGCAACGACGCTCCCCTGACGCAGTGGCGTGAACCCCGCGATCGCTTTGTCGGTGTGTGCCGCGACTTCGCCCTGCTGCTCTGCTCGTTCCTGCGCCATTTCGGCATTCCCGCGCGGGTGCGGTCCGGATTCGCCGACTACCTCGGGCCGGACGGTTTCCACGGCGACCACGTCGTCACCGAGTTCCGGGACGACAGACACGGCTGGCGGCTCGCCGATCCGATGCTGACCGATCCGGCGCACGTCGACACGGCCCGGGTGGACTTCGATCCGATGGACGTCCCCCGCGACCGTTTTCTGGTGGCCGGCCGGGCGTGGCGGGCGATCCGGGCGGGCATGGCGAACCCGGACGCCTTCGGTGTGCATCCTCCCGAGGAGGGACCGCTGGTCGGTGAGTGGTTCGTCGCGCACGACATGCGCATCGATCTCGCCGCGCTGAACAAGGTTGAGACCCTGCTGTGGGACACCTGGGGCGCGGGCCGCGGCGGCGACCGCACCATGACGGACGAGATCCGCGCGCTCTACGACCGGGTGGCCGACGACGAGTGCGGGCACCTGTTCGCGGAGCATGAGGAGCTGCGGCCACCGGCGACCGTCATCTCGCTGGCGCCGTTCCTCGGTCCCCGGGAGGTCGCGCTCAGTGGGCCCGGTGGGAATGGCGGGCCGGGGCCGTTTCCGGGCGCAGATCAGCGACCAGGGCGGCCAGAGCCGTCGTGA
- a CDS encoding MarR family winged helix-turn-helix transcriptional regulator, whose amino-acid sequence MTATADPGATDDVLAAQPVGYWTGVTHQAVVRRLRDTLATIDVTQPHWWTLTRVAAGEPTREDVVTQLAGVADGPDDIPRAIDQLLHRGWLGSGIDGRLQLTDAGREAQGRIKLLLTGLRAELHEGITDDEYAAALRVLRRMLGNLGAAPG is encoded by the coding sequence ATGACTGCCACCGCCGACCCTGGCGCCACCGACGACGTCCTGGCCGCCCAGCCCGTCGGCTACTGGACCGGCGTCACCCATCAGGCTGTGGTCAGGCGCCTCCGCGACACCCTGGCCACCATCGACGTCACCCAGCCGCACTGGTGGACGCTGACCCGGGTGGCCGCCGGCGAACCCACCCGCGAGGACGTCGTCACCCAGCTCGCCGGTGTCGCGGACGGCCCGGACGACATCCCGCGCGCGATCGACCAGCTGCTCCACCGGGGCTGGCTCGGCTCCGGCATCGACGGCCGCCTGCAGCTCACCGACGCCGGCCGGGAAGCGCAGGGCCGCATCAAGCTTCTGCTCACCGGCCTGCGGGCCGAACTCCACGAGGGCATCACCGACGACGAGTACGCCGCCGCGCTGAGAGTTCTCCGCAGGATGCTCGGTAACCTCGGAGCTGCACCCGGCTGA
- a CDS encoding SCO5389 family protein: MSLTVSPDLLAVAERGEVPDAEFVDCVRTSLPYAWDVVSKVMADLEAGGEFADHEIPPPSDVERGQLLRALASDSIRGGLERHFGAKLAFQNCHRVAAFRFDAVGGDRYQAFVSPRGQLLNQSPELRNC; encoded by the coding sequence ATGTCGCTCACCGTCTCCCCCGACCTGCTCGCCGTCGCCGAACGCGGCGAGGTCCCGGACGCCGAGTTCGTCGACTGCGTCCGCACCTCACTGCCCTACGCCTGGGACGTCGTCAGCAAGGTGATGGCCGACCTCGAGGCCGGTGGCGAGTTCGCCGACCACGAGATCCCGCCGCCGTCCGACGTGGAGCGTGGCCAGCTCCTGCGCGCCCTGGCCAGCGACTCGATCCGCGGCGGTCTCGAACGCCACTTCGGCGCCAAACTGGCCTTCCAGAACTGCCACCGGGTCGCGGCGTTCCGCTTCGACGCCGTCGGCGGCGACCGCTACCAGGCCTTCGTCTCCCCGCGCGGCCAGCTCCTCAACCAGTCCCCCGAACTTCGCAACTGCTGA
- a CDS encoding methyltransferase: MFLREPEHLTETRAAWDAFAGRYAERFRDEFAAKVWDRALLSGWAELAGGVVALAFQVGDETLVRENITFRRRRPEHVAGLLTAAGLTMVLTSVREPSVHPGLTEAVPQAYLVARRP; this comes from the coding sequence GTGTTTCTCCGAGAGCCCGAGCACCTCACCGAGACCCGGGCCGCCTGGGATGCGTTCGCGGGCCGGTACGCCGAACGGTTCCGCGACGAGTTCGCGGCGAAGGTCTGGGACCGCGCGCTGCTGAGCGGCTGGGCCGAACTGGCCGGCGGCGTCGTCGCGCTGGCGTTCCAGGTCGGTGACGAGACGCTGGTCCGCGAGAACATCACCTTCCGGCGGCGCCGGCCCGAGCACGTCGCCGGCCTGCTCACCGCGGCGGGCCTGACGATGGTGCTGACGTCGGTACGCGAGCCGTCGGTCCACCCGGGACTGACCGAGGCAGTCCCGCAGGCCTACTTGGTCGCCCGCCGCCCGTGA
- a CDS encoding LysR family transcriptional regulator, producing the protein MADRFSDAGLDQLRTFLAVYRAGSMTAGAREVGLSQSTVTSQIQALEQQSGRQLFERVPRGVHPTAVADELAARVAGPLDALARALTPSDLRLPPEPVHLAGPAELLAVRAVPALAPLIGRGVRLRITAGLADDLIEGLQLGRFDLLLSPVRPRGRTLLATPLHDEEFVLVAAGPLDPERAPLIAYAEDIPIVRRYWRHVFGRRLTKSPAVVIPDLRGVLAAVTAGAGWSVLPRYLCAAELASGALELLHDPEDPPINTVFLIRRSAAGAGSHVELVQDTLLSEGRTW; encoded by the coding sequence ATGGCCGATCGATTCTCCGATGCCGGGCTGGATCAGCTCCGCACGTTCCTGGCCGTCTACCGGGCCGGTTCCATGACCGCGGGAGCCCGCGAGGTCGGCCTGTCGCAGTCGACGGTCACCAGTCAGATCCAGGCGCTGGAGCAGCAGTCCGGGCGCCAGCTGTTCGAACGGGTGCCGCGCGGTGTGCACCCGACCGCGGTCGCCGACGAGCTGGCGGCCCGGGTCGCCGGCCCCCTCGACGCCCTGGCGCGCGCGCTCACGCCGTCGGACCTGCGGCTGCCACCCGAGCCGGTCCACCTGGCCGGTCCCGCCGAGTTGCTCGCCGTCAGGGCCGTGCCCGCGCTGGCCCCGCTGATCGGCCGGGGTGTCCGGTTGCGTATCACCGCCGGCCTGGCCGACGACCTGATCGAGGGCCTGCAGCTGGGCCGGTTCGACCTGCTGCTCTCCCCCGTACGACCGCGTGGCCGCACGCTTCTTGCCACACCGCTGCACGACGAGGAGTTCGTGCTGGTCGCGGCGGGCCCGCTGGACCCCGAGCGGGCGCCTCTGATCGCGTACGCGGAGGACATCCCGATCGTGCGCCGGTACTGGCGGCACGTTTTCGGCCGCCGCCTGACCAAAAGCCCGGCGGTCGTGATCCCCGACCTGCGCGGCGTCCTGGCCGCGGTGACCGCCGGTGCGGGCTGGTCGGTGCTCCCGCGCTACCTGTGCGCCGCCGAACTGGCGTCCGGGGCACTCGAGCTGCTCCACGATCCCGAGGACCCGCCCATCAACACCGTCTTCCTGATCCGGCGGTCGGCGGCCGGTGCCGGCAGCCACGTCGAGCTGGTCCAGGACACGCTGCTCAGCGAGGGCCGCACCTGGTGA
- a CDS encoding type 1 glutamine amidotransferase domain-containing protein — protein MAKILFVMSAADHWTLADGTQHPTGFWAEEFAVPYQALIEAGHTVEVATPGGVAPTVDKGSLNGEEAPVVPEPVRLEDVDLDAYAAVFYPGGHAPMEDLSHDGDSAALVGKALATGKPLALVCHGVAALLPVTPELLAGRRVTGFSNIEESQAGLASKAPFLIEDRLVALGTGYTAAEPFQPHVVVDGTLITGQNPSSSAGVAAELLKSVLE, from the coding sequence ATGGCCAAGATCTTGTTCGTGATGAGCGCCGCCGACCACTGGACGCTCGCCGACGGCACACAGCACCCGACCGGGTTCTGGGCGGAGGAGTTCGCCGTTCCCTACCAGGCGCTGATCGAGGCGGGGCACACCGTCGAGGTGGCGACCCCCGGCGGGGTGGCGCCGACGGTGGACAAGGGCAGCCTGAACGGCGAGGAGGCACCCGTCGTGCCGGAGCCGGTCCGCCTGGAGGACGTCGACCTCGACGCGTACGCCGCGGTGTTCTATCCCGGCGGTCACGCCCCGATGGAGGACCTCTCGCACGACGGTGACTCGGCGGCACTGGTCGGGAAGGCGCTGGCGACCGGCAAGCCCCTGGCCCTGGTCTGCCACGGCGTTGCCGCACTCCTGCCGGTCACCCCGGAGCTGCTCGCCGGTCGGCGGGTCACCGGCTTCAGCAACATCGAGGAGAGTCAGGCCGGGCTGGCGTCGAAGGCGCCGTTCCTGATCGAGGACCGGCTGGTCGCCCTCGGCACCGGCTACACCGCGGCCGAGCCGTTCCAGCCGCACGTGGTCGTCGACGGCACCCTCATCACCGGCCAGAACCCGTCCTCGTCCGCGGGGGTCGCCGCCGAGCTGCTCAAAAGCGTGTTGGAGTGA
- a CDS encoding GntR family transcriptional regulator yields the protein MERRTPKYQVIAADLTAKIRSGELPPGSALPPQKELSAAYGVTLVTLRQALRQLEDDGLLSQQPGRGTFVASPKATYRLDSLRGLAEDLRAQGRTVSTEILGQTLRRPPAWVAAQLGPGRVLRLERLRLLAGRPAVHQLSWVRSPVGDELRDTDLSGTSLYAAIAEHGVVVHRASEVLRPEVLTAPVADLLRQGAGTPVFVSDRITYGLDDQPIVVDRATILGTVMEVRTERAATGLSMQWTSAS from the coding sequence CTGGAACGCCGCACGCCGAAGTATCAGGTCATCGCGGCTGACCTGACCGCGAAGATCCGCAGCGGTGAGCTGCCGCCGGGATCCGCGCTGCCGCCGCAGAAAGAGCTCAGCGCCGCGTACGGCGTCACACTGGTGACCCTGCGCCAGGCCCTGCGGCAGCTCGAGGACGACGGCCTGCTCTCCCAGCAGCCGGGCCGCGGCACGTTCGTGGCCTCGCCGAAGGCGACCTACCGGCTCGACTCACTGCGCGGGCTGGCCGAGGATCTGCGCGCGCAGGGCCGTACGGTCAGCACCGAGATCCTGGGCCAGACGCTGCGCCGGCCGCCCGCGTGGGTGGCGGCGCAGCTCGGCCCGGGCCGGGTGCTGCGCCTGGAACGACTGCGGCTCCTGGCGGGCCGCCCGGCCGTCCACCAGCTCTCCTGGGTGCGGTCCCCGGTCGGCGACGAGCTCCGCGACACCGACCTGAGCGGCACCTCCCTGTACGCCGCGATCGCCGAGCACGGTGTGGTGGTCCACCGCGCGTCCGAAGTGCTGCGTCCGGAGGTCCTCACCGCGCCGGTCGCCGACCTGCTGCGCCAGGGTGCGGGCACGCCGGTGTTCGTCTCCGACCGCATCACCTACGGCCTCGACGACCAGCCGATCGTGGTCGACCGCGCCACCATCCTCGGCACGGTCATGGAGGTCCGCACCGAGCGCGCGGCAACCGGTCTGTCGATGCAGTGGACGTCGGCGTCCTGA